The following nucleotide sequence is from Vicinamibacterales bacterium.
CCGGCGGCGCATCCGCTGCTGACGCCGGTGCTGATGGTGGTGCCGCTGCAGCTGCTGGCCTACCACATTGCCGTCCGCCGCGGCTGCGACGTCGACCAGCCGAGAAACCTGGCGAAGAGCGTGACGGTCGAGTAGATTTGGAAATTTGGAAGTTTGGGAATTTGGAAATCTGGGAGATTGCCAAATTCCCAAATTACCAAATTTCCAACTGGCTAGACCCCGTGCCCGTATCCGACTTCGGCCGGGGTGGCGGTGAAGTCGTGCACGGCGGGGATGGCGGCCGTGTCGGGGCGAGTCGCGGCACCGCCGGTCGCGCCGGCGACGATGGCGGCGAGGTCGGCGTCGCTCACGACTTTCTCGCGATCCGCGTGGGCGATCACCGCCTTGTAGACGGCGTCGAGCGTGGGGCGATCCAGGGTGTGGCCGATCTGCTCGCAGCGGCGCTGCACCGCGTGGCGGCCGGAATGCTTGCCCAGCACCAGCGTCGCGCTGACGCCGACCTCCTCGGGCCGCATGATCTCGTAGGTGCGGCGATCCTTCAGCATCCCGTCCTGGTGAATGCCGGCTTCGTGCGCGAAGGCGTTGCGGCCGACGATCGCCTTGTTCGCCTGCACCCCCTCGCCGGTGAGCGCGGTGAGCAACTGGCTCGTGGCAAAGATCTCGCGGGTGTTGACGCCGGTCTGGTACGGCAGCCGATCGCCCCGCACGCGGATCGCCATCACGATTTCCTCGAGTGACGCGTTGCCGGCGCGCTCGCCGATGCCGTTGACGGTGCACTCGACCTGACGCGCGCCGGAGTTGATCGCCGACAGCGTGTTGGCCACCGCCAGTCCGAGATCGTCGTGGCAGTGCGCGCTGAACGTCACCTGATCCGAGCTCGGGACGCGGGCGATGACCTTCTGGAAGAACGAGGAGACTTCGTCGGGGGTCGAGTAGCCGACGGTATCGGGGAGATTGATCGTCTTGGCGCCGGCCTGAATCACCGCCTCGATCATCTGCCACAGGAAGTCGGGATCGGTGCGGGTTGCGTCCTCGGCCGAGAACTGCACGTCGTCGGTGTAATTGCGCGCCAGGCGCACGGCGGCCATGGC
It contains:
- a CDS encoding 2-isopropylmalate synthase — translated: MSGNRLTIFDTTLRDGEQAPGFSLRIDEKLKMARQLKTLGVDIIEAGFPIASEADAEAVRAISTHVRGPVIAALARCHSKDVERAAWALTPAPRRRIHVFIATSDLHLERKLRISRDECLRVAMAAVRLARNYTDDVQFSAEDATRTDPDFLWQMIEAVIQAGAKTINLPDTVGYSTPDEVSSFFQKVIARVPSSDQVTFSAHCHDDLGLAVANTLSAINSGARQVECTVNGIGERAGNASLEEIVMAIRVRGDRLPYQTGVNTREIFATSQLLTALTGEGVQANKAIVGRNAFAHEAGIHQDGMLKDRRTYEIMRPEEVGVSATLVLGKHSGRHAVQRRCEQIGHTLDRPTLDAVYKAVIAHADREKVVSDADLAAIVAGATGGAATRPDTAAIPAVHDFTATPAEVGYGHGV